Genomic segment of Mucilaginibacter sabulilitoris:
AAATTCATTATCTGACCAAATCGGCTGAGATTGCTGAAGAACTCACGCAAGACGTTTTTTTGAAGATATGGGAACGCAGAGTGTCTATCGACCATAATAAATCTTTTGGTGCATTTGTGCATATCATTGCCCAAAACTTAATTACTGATCTGTACCGCAAGCTGGCGCATGACAGAGCTTTCCGTGAGCAACTTATCAATTCGGTTACCGAACTATATGATCCTATAGCGTCCGAAGTTGATCGCCAATTAGTTTATCAAGCGCTTGAATCTTTGCCGGCGCAGCGCAAAAAAGTAATGGCCATGGTTAAAATCGAGGGTAGGTCTTACGAAGAAGTGAGTAGTCTGCTCGGTGTATCAACCTCAACCATACGCGATCACGTTGTCAAAGGCACCAAAAGCCTGAAAGCTTATTTCATGAAAAATGAGTTGACGTTGATGCTCATTGCCGCGGCTGTGATCGCCAAGTCTATAAAAGGCTAAGTCATTAAAAAAAATTTCAGACGAACAGACCTAATCGCCTTTTCGACCGTACTCTTCAAAAAACCTGACAAAATTGGGAGCAAGAGAAAACCTCAACAAGCTTTATGAGCGATTTTTACGTAATGAAAGTAAACCTGAAGATATCCGTCGTTTGATGGAACTATTCGGCACGGCAGACGATCAGACATTACAGGATCTTGTGCGTAAGCAATTAGATGATCCATCTGCTATTGCCCCTCATAGTACAGAAAATAACGAACGGTATGATCGTATTTTTAACAACCTGAAACAGCAGATAGAGCCTGCCAGGCGGGCAAGAACACTATGGGTTAAAATTTCTGCGGCAGCAAGTGTTGTTTTACTGCTGGGTACAGGCAGTTACTATTTCTTCCGCGGCCCCGTGCCTCATCCGGTCATCGCTGAAAACAAAATACATAATGACGTAAAGCCCGGTGGGAATAAAGCCTATTTAATCTTATCAAACGGGCAAAGCATCGCATTAGCCGGACAGCACTCTGGACTTATCGGAAAAGACGCCGGAAACAGTATTTTAAAAACGGCTGACGGGCAAATAAAATATGTTAACAGGCATAATAATCATAACAATAACGAAAGCGCTCTCAACACATTGAGGACACCTGTTGGCGGCTTTTACAAAGTGGTTTTAGCCGACGGTACAAAAGTCTGGCTCAATGCGGCATCACAATTAAGATACC
This window contains:
- a CDS encoding FecR family protein; the protein is MGARENLNKLYERFLRNESKPEDIRRLMELFGTADDQTLQDLVRKQLDDPSAIAPHSTENNERYDRIFNNLKQQIEPARRARTLWVKISAAASVVLLLGTGSYYFFRGPVPHPVIAENKIHNDVKPGGNKAYLILSNGQSIALAGQHSGLIGKDAGNSILKTADGQIKYVNRHNNHNNNESALNTLRTPVGGFYKVVLADGTKVWLNAASQLRYPADFRNLKQRKIELTGEAYFEVAKDPAHPFIVQTDDQQISVLGTHFNVNAYHDDGGSKTTLLEGSIRAAGKNAQAIIKPGQQVISSSTGRLNIDQVDTELAVAWKNDQFMFESQPVRSLMKTVARWYDVEVIYGADVPDVRFNGAISKFENISAVLKILESTGKIHFEVSGRKVYVTK
- a CDS encoding RNA polymerase sigma factor, giving the protein MENLQSGDEKAFEKLYRHYIDPIFRKIHYLTKSAEIAEELTQDVFLKIWERRVSIDHNKSFGAFVHIIAQNLITDLYRKLAHDRAFREQLINSVTELYDPIASEVDRQLVYQALESLPAQRKKVMAMVKIEGRSYEEVSSLLGVSTSTIRDHVVKGTKSLKAYFMKNELTLMLIAAAVIAKSIKG